The Montipora foliosa isolate CH-2021 chromosome 6, ASM3666993v2, whole genome shotgun sequence genome includes the window TTGTGTACGCCacggccagagtaagccacggcttattttctctcgtataaacggccctaatgatAGAATAGACGCTGGAATTGGGTCAAGCAAGCACGAATTCTTGCACGCCAAGGATGATTTGCGTAAGTCCACCTGGGACAACGACGAGAATTCAAAGAATGTAATATCAGCATTACATACATCAGTTGAACTCAACACCAGGTTGGTCACCCGCAGTCAGCTTCGATCTAATTGAAGTGAACTTATGAGAAAAGAAGTTACCCATTCATTTGCAAGTGTAAGAGCGTCTGTGTAATGTGGCAGAGCTTTATCTGGCTGCATATTCAAAAGGCATATACTTGCTCTAAATAACTTAAATTGATCATCACATTTTTCCTCAATGAATTGCTTATAATAATTACTCTCCACCTCGTTCATAACATGAATGGCGTAATTTTTCTTGGCTTTAAACGCAGTTAGATCTGCGGGGAGCCTACTAGCCCTCCATCGCCTTTCAGCTTTTCCCCTACCACGCCTCGCCTGCATGATGTCATCGTTGAACCAAGGTGGATGGACTGTGTACTACAGACTTAACTGATgagagtgtaatgtgaattgaagtgctaggtttctaccccatatgaaccatgtgagcgttagccctactaatggaaggacagagaaaaactctgaccagggtgggaattgagcccacgaccttcgggctagatctccgccgctctaccgactgagctacaaggtcagacgggagcaggccgtgggaactgaagatgttaaagtcacagcaatgaaaaTGTATAAGTAagaggaaggattacgtttttgcaaatgttggccgtgtagcacttacatttgaacagacttaactgattagccCTACTAATTAGAGCGTCAACCCTagtaacgctcacatggtttatatggggtagaaacctagaaCTTCACATTTCATTCTAATTAGTTAAGTCtattcaaatataagtgctacaccgccaaggtttgcaaaaacgtaattctTCCTTGTGTGCTACAGAGCCGTGCGTAACAGGAGACGTTACTGAGAGCGTCTACCCGCATTTTACCGTTTTATTAATGAGCTTGCCGCTCGAGTCTCCTACAGCTCAGTGGTGGAGCAAATCCGAACTAGTAAGCGGAAAAACGTAACTTCGACTCCTGCCGAAACTGTAACAATGATTTTGCAGCCTGCACTTTGGCATTAAATGTATGTTaccattttcagcggacgaGCGAAATTTTTGCCCTCCCATGTtaaatccaatatggcgactTCCTAACGAGATCGTACTTGAAAAGAGCAACTGGTCACGCTTACTAAAAACACGTCTGCACTGGAAGCTAAGTTTTTTCCCGCGCGAGTATCCCTGAGCCCCACCTTCATCTCTCAGTCAGTGAAGAGAGTTTGACTTCGTTTACACAAATAACCTGTGCAGAGAACGTCGCGCGTAATTGTTTTCTGCGTCATATTTCACGTGGATGGGTATATAAAGTCTAAGAAACGTACCTTTTGAGATATTGAAGAGAGTCCGATGATCGAACTTCGCCAAAAAAGGAGATTTTTATGACTGAATTTCGTATTGGACATCACGACTGAATCTCGCATTGGACATCCCTTAATTTCAGCAGAACGCATTAATGCTGATATAAATTATGATAAAATTGTCAAATCTCCAAGTAAAATACAAGGGACGTATTCAAGGGGTCCCGTAGTTCATCATTTGGTCAAGGAATAAATCTGTTTGGCAGTGAGAGAGAGGGCGAGGAGTGCTGGATTAGATGTTGACTTCCGGTGCCTGTTTTTCAGTCGCaaccacctttacattcttttgcatttatgttaattagacctactgctctcattttgaaagaattattcttttgaaatttgctcgtcctagcgaggctagaaaggcttatcagcattaaaacagaacaatattttatttgtcCGCCATTGTGAAAGGGGTCTATTTTGTACTAATGTTGTCCGTGAAATAAGCTCACGAGAAATACATTACAAGAAGCGGAAGAAGCAAACCAAAACAATTACATGGCTTTGCCGTTTAGTTATTTTGACCGTAACATTGCAGAATACCCTCTCTAATATCACATCAGTTTTGACAGCATTGCCTTTTTCGCAAAATGCTCCCCTTCAACCTCATATGTGGTGGCGTTACATAGATGATATCGTTATGATATGGACTCACATAGTAGACGACCAACAGACTTAATTTTCTACCATTAAATTCACCTCTACACACTCTTCCACATTCATCCAATTCTTAGAGGTTATGATTTCTCTCAACTATGttacattattaaaaactggatcattggataatgcaattcgagagttttgataaCCCTAACTCGCACTATTTAACTCAAAATGAAACTATATCGCAATACTTAGCAATCGAGGGGAGGTGAGGTGagtattcaccgataatcactgagcctgaggcgaataattgtgttagtataaatacacaggtgattatttgaaaaaagaggaaaaaaaaaacatttcatcgcgaaatcatcttcacttacagtggcaaaacgactactaacagccattttgtccgtcgaggtgattatcggctgataatccgtgATAGTGAGCCAAGGAGAGCGCGCGATTTATTTATCCTATTTGAAAAATAcgcattttctttgaaacagTTTATTTATTCGTCTACACCTCGAcaacattttgaaaaaccgcttaggtgattattgcataataatcacctcaagggcaaccaatcagcgcagagaattttcaaattGATTATGGAGGGGAGAGGAACGCCCAAAAATTAGTGGGAGGAGGGAGAAAGTACGTCAAAATACAGGGAGACGGGAGAACCAGCATGAAAAGGGAGAAGGAAGTATGGTTTAGGAGGAGACCTGGTGTGTGCTTGTAATTATTTACGGTTAATTGTTACCTACTTTTCAGTAATGTGGGGATGTACTCTGATGCCGGGATTTTGTGCCTTAATTGGTCATCTGGACTTTGAAGCTTACTTTACGTGTCGTTCTGGTAGTGCATTGTTGTTAACAGGCCCTGTACCCTTTTCAATTTTACTTGGGCCCTTTGGCCCGTGTAGATAAACTTTTAAActcttctgagaaaaaaaaaggtccaGGGCTTGGGGATACTGACTATAAAGTTTCATTCCGTGTTAAGGATACATTAGGGATCTTTGGAATGGAAGAAGACAATAATCTGGATTTTTCTGGTCATATATCAAATGTGCGCAAAAAGATTACATGTAATAGTCAACTTTATCATATGTCCGGTACGGCCCCGCGCgtgctttcattgcaaaaccaTTGGGAAAATCCCTGTATGAAGGGCGTATGCATTAGCGCgggcagggccggaaaaagccgtacggtcctactaggaacacgtagtaaattgactgagtttaggtcgggccggacaagaaaatatttggccctcggtcatggcgcacggacctcgctgtcctcggtccgtacgccatgacctcgggccaaatattttcccgtccggccctcccactcagtcaataagtacatataaCGTTATGATGCGCTATTGCAACCTTAAAGGGCAAGGCCATGGTGAGCAAAAAATGTTTTCTGTCTTCTGTGCACTGCATGTGTgtttaggtcattttaggtgTCAGTAATAAAACGAATAATGCTTTCCGATGTGGTGCTTCCACTGGGTTTTCAGAAATGTACAGCAATACAACAACTTAATGATAAGAAATATCATATATAACGGCGCCGTTTTGTGGTCTTTGCAGCAATTAAGCTGCCTCTCAAACATTGATCTTCTGGAACTGTGTTACGTCAACCTCCAAGATCTTTTACTCAAGTTCTGCTAGTTTGGTAAGGCTGCAAAGGTAGGGTACACACTTCAAAGGTAAGCCCTGCTGGCACTACATGTTAAATTTAGTAGTGTGTAGGTATTCAAAGTATTCAGAGAGCAAAGTTCTTTGATAAAGTCACAATAACGGAAGGAATTTAGACTGCAATGATAGTGTTACGTCACATAATCCCGTCAAAGTACTGATCTGGGAGAAAGGTGAAAAATCAGGGAGAAGGGAGAAACGGCCAAAGAAATTAGGAGGGGGAcattgtggggggggggggggggagtaccCAATACCGCAAGAAAATTGGCAAATACCGAAATATCGTGTCGAAAGTCGACGAAATACCGATACCGCATTTAGATCGCTTTATAATTGGTCAGGCTTACTGTAAGTTGCATCCATGTAGCGTGTTTATTTATCGCAAGCATGTATCGTATGTCCCCGTATTTTGGTTATTTTGGTGGTTCGACGGTGAAGTTATTCACAACTTGTTTGCTTTTTGGTTtgtgaatgcaaaaaaaaaaagcatgaagcGAAGTGTGAGGTATTATAATGAATAAAATTCCTCTTACCTTAAACCGGTTTCCTATTTTCCCGTTATGTTTCAGTACAATAAACGATTATTGAAACGAATAACTCTTCCAAATCGAGATCGTGTACTAAGGAGGAAGTTTGCTGAGCTTCcaatttccccttgaagcatTGACACACTTTCGTCAGCAGTTTCCTCAATTTCCTAGTCACTACTTGGATCGAACTCATCCACAAATTCCTCATCCGCTGTTTCATTTTCCGCTGTTTCATCAGTCTGGGGTCATCACACTATCGCACACGCTGCACaacaaacgagatgcttccgtgaagcatacactgggttgcctgtggtacgtgttacagaaaatcagaaggcactgaattgtgtggtattgaactacagcattccagtctctgaagaataacaaataaaagagaagcgagaaacattggcttctgggctgccatgttgataattttcaagttccctcacaacttcttttcaccacaagtttaagcgtgccctctgagcatctgacagctttgtaatactaaagttcactggaGTTTCCCTGTCCGACGGGGTTAGtatcaggatgggagaccaaaacaatatacccctcataaaacagaagcatcggaccgaaaatacaattaacgctaacaaatgcgaactcaacaaggtacagattttgttagcttgctttatgcaaaacaaatattgatgcaaaagtaaataactattgatacacagtttttagaaagagcagaaggaagtttccgggacggtcgatcgagaataaaatatttacgacatgaaaacaacattaattttgaatcgtgaatataaaatataaaaagttacgatcagcgacaaacattttgggagatttttgctacgttcaaataaatctcaaaatcgaaagtgacatggccggaattcagcaggcgccgtgattaagttacggcggcatgtttactcgccaaacagtgaagcatctgtgtcaaatgatggcaagataccgggtttttgtaagctTCTTTTTCCGTCAcgtgttataaattttgacaatgaaatgagcgaagtcgaaacaaagatcacaatcgcccaactttTGAGGTTGAcaatttgtttatgcaaagtcaaaatttactctacaagacgcgtacgacgttatttatcaccaggtaattccatcattttggaaatagcagctactttattattcatctgcgtcacaatttttcactgattttggggctcattttgttgaaactcaagcaggcttccaacaggcctgtgaacccttcctgcttacagagcaatactaaaaaaattctcccatatcacatttcaaccttaagctcgaaaattcaatacacaacatgatattgtaattcacaaaggcagaaaataccacagaatccttttctagcgaaaaatttattgaaacaaacaacatatttgctcttagaggcgaaaacctcttcctatttcattgcgtgcgtgaagacaagaaactcaatcgtgtcaaattgccatgtacttcaggtttcctgaagaaccttttccttgaataacaagaaaatgctttttctattgccataaaaactatccagttaagctcacatatcataaaacatgatgaattcataaaggccactttttccagcgaacaattttttgaagcaaacaacatatttgctatgagaggcaaaaaccctttctatttcattacgtgcgtgaagagaagaaactcaatcgtgtcaaatatgcgcaggatgaaaccgtttccatgaagaaccttttccttgaataatgaggcgcaaaatagacgacaagctttctttcaaataattcttggctctcacatttccaattatgtttttactgaagactgtgcagagttgatcacagatccacgtaaggtgttcgattcgttctctgtctttgttgaacccataagttaccagagaattttccatttggtttcagtgttctacataacagcacacttggtaaaatatttgaaatacagctcactttgattttggctccacgggcgatagattgttgtctaagcccattactcgtcgcctttaagattccaccgcctgtatatccaattgacttgccattactgagcttcataagggtatattttgttcaaagatccactaaaacgccattcgcgttacatgactttcgacgccattgccggttaagttaatcgttctactgtgtccaccaaaaaaatctacgcatttcccactaccctctcgatcctacgaaaatacgcgcagaaggctctatgcacaaagacaccacttagcaggggagtgacaggcaagacttttaccgacaggaaaaaaaataataaaaaataaaacaaacaaactaaacgcagaccccgacttggtttgccatactggcaacccagtaatgaaacAAACTTACCATACTTCACAAGGCGTTTTTCGCCTTTCGGAACAGTGCATCGAAACTTATTCTTCTACCGATACTGTTCGGCCCCCTTGCCTTCTTCATTAAAAAGAGCTACAAGGTCAATAATGACGTCGCCATCTGGAGCAGCCTTAGCGACCTCAGCCATTCCGAGAAAAGACCAGAAAACGTGAGAAGACCTCGAAGACCTCGAAGACCTCGAATTACCGGTTTAGGCGGTTTATAGATCGAACTGTCGGGTCAGGTAACGGCAACGGAAACGGCTCATTGTCACTGGATGCAAAAACAATCACATTGTAGATTAAGTGTCAGAAATTGTGTAATCATATACCATAATGTCAAAGACTCAATCGACTTTTCTAGACTGTATGGATTTATAGCTTACTTCTTGACTTTTATAGCTTACTGACCGttactgtgttttgttttgcatagTGCATTGACCTGTATGAGGTCTATGAGACAGGAGAGGGCAAAGggcagagggcatttttttgtttgggaCCTgtatgtaattaattatttagaAGAGAGACTAAGACcaataaagttgaaaaaaaaaaaaaaaacaaacaaacaaatgaacgGTACCACAATACCGTGAAGGACCTTCTTTTACCGAATACCGCCGAGCTAGATGATACCGCGATACCGCACGTAAAAAATTACATTTCCGAAATACCGCATGAAAAAAACGCTCAATACCGTAAACCCTAATGTCCCCCTCAATtagggaggagggagaaaaTGAGTTTAAAAATGGGGAGATAAGATATTGCCTACCCGTTCCTCTCCCCTCTAACAGAAGAGTGCGATTATGGCTAAATCGGAGaataggtccacatcagctgtaaagttgcgaAAAATTTTAACCTGCGTTATCATATAAagttatatatgtatatatgtatgtaatAGTAAAATATGAATTTCGACATACGTTGTTTCCGATTCTCTGAGAATCGTACTACTCTCCAGCCCTCtaaatgaaaaacatatgtgaTGTGATTACATGATTTCCGACATCCTCCCCTGTTTATCTCCAAGGGAGAGAGACACTTAATTTCTTTACCCACCGAGTCTGGGCGGCCTGTgttcaaactttcaattcgacaatttaaatattcaattcggcaattcaaacattcaatttggcaattcaaatattcaattcgcttaacaagtcacaggtcattgttttaccaatacagaagaATCTTAAACATTCATGTTTGAATTGTTGAATAAAAGGTTTGAATAGctaaattgaatgtttgaattgctgaATGCAGGCttgaattttgacactaaaaacgcTCCATAAAAAGAACTTTCTTGAATGAACATGATGAAATACTGAGTCAGCTGACATGTTCGGTCCAATATTTTCCAAACCCCAAAGACGGTACGCCGATAAGGTATCATAACAACAAAAGCATCTGTTTACACGAAAAAGTAGACAAAGGATTTTGAGGATTTCATTGTCTGTAATCAGACGCCAAATAATTTTCGGTGATGAATAATCCTGTAACAGCTAAAATTACGTCAACGATAATGACTTCAGACCCAAACCACGATTTCTACCTCTCGGTGATAGATGACCCTGCTTTATGGTTAACTTTATCTGCGGTAGGATTTATCTTGGCCACTGCTATCATCGTTGGAAATTCATTTCTGCTCTTCACGACTTACAAGAATCCTCGACGATCGCTTCGTTCCCCGCCATCTTTTCTCATCGCCAATTTAGGAGCATCAGATTTGTTTCTCGGAATCTTTACGGCTTTTCTTGCGGCTTTACGAGACGCGTATCGCTATGAGAAGTTACACATGCCGTATGTTTCGGTATTCAGGGCAATCATGTACACCGTGTTGACCACAACTCTATTCGTCAGCTGTTATACGATGATAGCCATGTCTACTGCCTGTTACGTGGCCATTAACAAGCCAATGGACTACAAAAATATCATCACCAAAGGAAGAGTCAAAATCTTTATCTTAGTTTTATGGATAATATCTATGTCGACCTGCGTTCTTCCAGCGACGAGTATACCTGAAAAGACTTACACCTTGATATATCTTCACACTCATGCTTCATTGCCTGCTATAATATTGACGGTAATATATGTAAATGTGTTTCGTTCTCTTGTAAAACGCAAACGCGAGCTTCAACTTCGTGGGGTGGTTTCTGCAGACAACAGCGCATATCTGCTGGAACGAGAACGAAAAATGTCTGTTACAATTATCACAATCTTGGCCATATTTTATTTGTCATACATGCCCCAATACGTGACACTCCACTTGCTTCACTTCTGCTCATCTTGCCAGCAGTCGGTGACTTTCCACAAAATCGATGTAGTCTTCTCTCGGTTTCTTTTCATAAATTCAGCGATAAACCCGTTCATCTACGCCTGGAAACTTCCAAGGTACCGACGAGCCTTTGGCGACTGCGTTAAGATACTCCTGAATAAACCGAGAAAACCAGTAACAAACAGATCAGTGTCACTTGGAAGTCGAAGAATTGGACAATCAGTCAAAGAACATCCGTTAAGGGAAGTTGAACTTGCTAATTTGAGCAAAGTGTTTGAGGAAAGCGACCAAACCAAGGGATTAAGTGACTCGTCAAGAATTTAATATCATCATTGAAGCATGAATAAGGAACAATAAAAGATTTTTGGAAGACGGATATCGCAGAATCAGTCATGCCTCTCTTCACCCCTCCCCTGGAGAGAAAGAAGGCAAGAAAGGGAGACCCTGGGAAGGAGGTTGTTGAGTCAATCATTAGCTTATGCCAACTGCTATAAAAAACCGTTAATAAGAAAAATCAGTGAATAAGGGGAAGGATCACTTACCCTGGGTAAGAATAGGATTTAATT containing:
- the LOC138006355 gene encoding adrenocorticotropic hormone receptor-like codes for the protein MNNPVTAKITSTIMTSDPNHDFYLSVIDDPALWLTLSAVGFILATAIIVGNSFLLFTTYKNPRRSLRSPPSFLIANLGASDLFLGIFTAFLAALRDAYRYEKLHMPYVSVFRAIMYTVLTTTLFVSCYTMIAMSTACYVAINKPMDYKNIITKGRVKIFILVLWIISMSTCVLPATSIPEKTYTLIYLHTHASLPAIILTVIYVNVFRSLVKRKRELQLRGVVSADNSAYLLERERKMSVTIITILAIFYLSYMPQYVTLHLLHFCSSCQQSVTFHKIDVVFSRFLFINSAINPFIYAWKLPRYRRAFGDCVKILLNKPRKPVTNRSVSLGSRRIGQSVKEHPLREVELANLSKVFEESDQTKGLSDSSRI